The Erigeron canadensis isolate Cc75 chromosome 4, C_canadensis_v1, whole genome shotgun sequence genome window below encodes:
- the LOC122598169 gene encoding uncharacterized protein LOC122598169 has protein sequence MGSACCVAARDRTITNGFTSDAVPRNIRYSPSWGVRWDNRRRVAGEEASMNWLSDGVGTNDRLDNKSQTTVGTAYASEEGSPLESFRNLTWQKSSPSEGYTVPHSDQSTSQVTTEIKESKETQLTSEPSPSMMSSSTHSVSSFSASPLTCSQGQLLPPSRWPGCSPGMKSPNFSISEEGSPFMLPGWSYESNRGSHGGSSDGWSVPAFNELVATSHRERWSFNSESLNCNHDKLSRCSGRISSSPSIDMRTCGVCSKLLTKKSSCGTQKIIATNELAVVAILMCGHVYHAECLENMTSEINKYDPACPVCTIGEKKLIKLSEKALKADFELKAKMHKKSRSRVVDGDMNGDDSMFDHYRSSGYEGRSPKMSSSSSMKISSGKPFLKRHFSFGSRGSRSLTENNYCRKKGFFWTKSRRE, from the exons ATGGGGTCTGCTTGTTGTGTTGCAGCTAGAGATAGAACTATAACAAATGGATTCACTAGTGATGCTGTGCCGAGAAATATCAGATACTCTCCATCATGGGGTGTTCGGTGGGATAATCGGCGTCGTGTAGCAGGGGAAGAAGCTTCTATGAATTGGTTGTCTGATGGTGTTGGAACTAATGACAGACTGGACAATAAATCGCAGACAACTGTAGGAACTGCTTATGCATCAGAAGAGGGTAGTCCATTGGAAAGTTTCCGGAATCTCACTTGGCAGAAGTCCTCACCTTCTGAAGGCTATACAGTGCCTCATTCAG ACCAATCCACCTCCCAAGTTACTACCGAG ataaaggaatcgaaggaAACTCAGCTTACTTCAGAACCGTCTCCAAGCATGATGTCATCATCAACACACTcggtttcttctttttctgcaTCCCCTTTAACTTGTTCCCAAGGTCAACTCTTGCCCCCATCAAGATGGCCTGGCTGCTCCCCTGGGATGAAGTCTCCAAACTTCTCGATATCTGAAGAGGGTTCCCCTTTTATGCTCCCTGGGTGGAGTTACGAATCAAACCGTGGGTCTCATGGTGGATCATCAGATGGTTGGTCTGTACCCGCTTTTAATGAGCTCGTAGCAACCTCTCACAGAGAACGATGGTCTTTCAATAGCGAGTCTCTTAACTGCAATCATGATAAACTTAGCAGATGTAGTGGCAGAATTTCTTCTTCACCCTCCATTGATATGCGAACATGTGGCGTTTGCTCCAAgttattaactaaaaaatcatcATGTGGAACCCAAAAAATTATAGCCACTAATGAGCTTGCTGTTGTTGCCATTTTGATGTGTGGGCATGTTTATCATGCCGAATGTTTAGAAAATATGACATCTGAAATTAACAAGTATGACCCAGCATGCCCTGTTTGTACTATTGGGGAGAAGAAGCTTATCAAGTTGTCAGAAAAAGCTCTGAAAGCAGATTTTGAGTTGAAGGCCAAGATGCACAAGAAATCAAGAAGTCGGGTGGTGGATGGTGATATGAATGGTGATGATAGTATGTTTGATCATTATAGGAGTAGCGGGTATGAGGGCAGAAGCCCAAAAATGAGCTCAAGTTCCAGCATGAAGATTTCTTCAGGAAAACCTTTCTTAAAGAGACATTTTTCTTTTGGTTCCAGAGGAAGTCGATCACTGACAGAAAATAATTATTGTCGGAAGAAGGGATTTTTCTGGACGAAGTCAAGGAGGGAGTGA
- the LOC122598520 gene encoding probable dehydrin LEA → MADIRDEQGRPIQLTDEYGRPIQLTDEHGVPMHLTGVATTVKPTASHEAAGHTTIGSELHDQTTTHDEATMGSEMHGGTHFAPTPVDYVKHGASAVAGAGAATVGVVAGDHEKTTTGAVTGSGAPVSHTQAHGDTKELGRSTSSSSSSSEDDGQGGRRKKKGIMQKIKEKLPGHNNKEKASAAAHSASTDKDSTTGGAPVAGIRVEQEHEKKGFMDKIKDKLPGHH, encoded by the exons atggCAGATATACGTGACGAACAAGGCCGTCCGATCCAACTCACCGATGAATACGGCCGCCCGATCCAACTCACCGACGAACATGGAGTTCCAATGCACCTCACCGGGGTTGCGACCACCGTTAAGCCGACGGCCTCTCATGAGGCGGCGGGTCACACAACCATTGGTTCGGAGCTTCATGATCAAACGACGACCCATGATGAGGCAACTATGGGTTCCGAAATGCATGGCGGAACCCATTTTGCACCGACACCAGTGGACTACGTCAAGCACGGGGCTAGTGCAGTCGCTGGTGCCGGTGCAGCAACTGTGGGTGTAGTAGCTGGAGATCATGAAAAAACTACTACTGGTGCTGTTACCGGCAGTGGAGCACCGGTGAGCCATACCCAAGCTCATGGCGATACAAAAGAGCTGGGACGATCAACTAGTTCCAGCTCTAGTTCG TCGGAAGACGACGGACAAGGAGGGAGAAGGAAGAAAAAAGGTATAATgcaaaaaattaaagaaaagcttCCGGGACACAACAACAAAGAGAAGGCATCTGCAGCCGCACACAGCGCCAGCACCGACAAAGACAGCACCACCGGTGGAGCACCAGTGGCCGGTATAAGGGTTGAACAAGAACACGAGAAGAAAGGTTTTATGGATAAGATTAAAGACAAGCTTCCCGGCCATCATTAA
- the LOC122595285 gene encoding 26S proteasome regulatory subunit S10B homolog B — MASNEGEDAVRRRTAATEYRKKMLQHKELESRVRAVREALRSTKKEYAKTEEDLKSLQSVGQIIGEVLRPLDSERLIVKASSGPRYVVGCRSKVDKEKLTAGTRVVLDMTTLTIMRALPREVDPVVYNMLHEDPGNVSYSAVGGLSDQIRELRESIELPLMNPELFLRVGIKPPKGVLLYGPPGTGKTLLARAIASNIDANFLKVVSSAIIDKYIGESARLIREMFNYAREHQPCIIFMDEIDAIGGRRFSEGTSADREIQRTLMELLNQLDGFDQLGKVKMIMATNRPDVLDPALLRPGRLDRKIEIPLPNEQSRMEILKIHAAGIAKHGEIDYEAVVKLAEGFNGADLRNVCTEAGMSAIRAERDYVIHEDFMKAVRKLNEAKKLESSAHYSADFGKE, encoded by the exons ATGGCGAGTAATGAAGGCGAAGATGCGGTACGCCGCCGTACCGCCGCCACTGAGTATCGGAAAAAGATGCTTCAACATAAAGAACTCGAATCACGTGTTCGCGCag TGCGAGAGGCTTTGAGAAGTACAAAGAAAGAGTATGCCAAAACAGAAGAAGATTTGAAGTCTCTTCAAAGTGTTGGACAGATCATAGGCGAAGTTCTGAGGCCTCTGGATAGTGAACGAT TGATAGTCAAAGCCAGTAGCGGTCCAAGGTATGTAGTTGGATGTCGCAGTAAAGTTGACAAGGAAAAACTAACAGCTGGGACTAGAGTGGTTCTTGATATGACAACTCTAACCATTATGCGTGCACTCCCCCGTGAA GTTGATCCAGTTGTTTATAACATGCTTCACGAAGATCCTGGAAATGTTAGCTATTCTGCAGTTGGAGGGCTATCAGATCAGATTCGGGAACTAAGGGAATCTATAGAATTGCCTCTGATGAATCCTGAGCTTTTCCTAAGGGTTGGCATCAAACCCCCCAAG GGGGTTCTTCTCTATGGACCTCCTGGTACTGGGAAGACGTTACTAGCTAGAGCAATTGCTAGCAACATTGATGCTAATTTCTTGAAG GTCGTATCAAGTGCCATTATTGATAAGTACATAGGGGAGAGTGCAAGATTGATCAGGGAAATGTTTAATTATGCACGTGAGCACCAA CCCTGCATCATATTTATGGATGAAATTGATGCCATTGGAGGACGTCGTTTTAGTGAGGGAACTAGTGCTGACCGTGAAATTCAAAGAACACTCATGGAGTTGCTTAATCAGCTAGATGGGTTTGATCAGCTTGGCAAG GTAAAAATGATTATGGCAACAAACAGACCTGATGTTCTGGATCCTGCTCTTCTTCGTCCTGGTCGTTTAGACAGGAAAATAGAGATCCCACTTCCAAATGAGCAATCAAGAATGgaaattcttaaaattcatgCTGCTGGGATTGCTAAACATGGTGAAATTGATTACGAGGCTGTTGTCAAACTTGCCGAG GGGTTTAATGGAGCCGATCTTCGGAATGTGTGCACTGAAGCTGGTATGTCTGCAATCCGTGCAGAACGTGATTATGTTATCCATGAAGATTTTATGAAG GCTGTCCGTAAACTGAATGAGGCCAAGAAGCTTGAATCCAGTGCTCATTACAGTGCCGATTTTGGTAAAGAGTAA